CAGTTAAAAATTGTTCCAATGAATGAATAATGGAAAATCCACTATTAACAGTTTTAATGTGTTCTTTAGTTTTTTCTATGCATTTATATATGtctacatacatttaaaaatatatattggatcacatttatatatatataatttgctttttgtttgaaACCCTGGGGCTtgcgcatgctgggcaagcactctactactgagctaccagCCCCACATGGTTAACTCACctttttacttaaatatatatatatatatatcttggaGCTCATTACAAAAAGCGTTaactcattcatttttaataactACACAGATTTCCAATAATATAGAGGTGCCATGCAAGGATTAAGGATTGACAAAACTGAAGTCATCATTTCTTCTACCAAAACCTGCCCCTTCTCTTTAATGTCCTCCATCCTTCTATATACTCGGTTTCCCAAGCCTGAAATATACAAATTGCCCTGGATTTGCTCCATCCCTCCAGTCTTATTGCTCCTGCCTCTTTAATATTTCTTGGATCATATCTTTCACTCTATCCCTGCTGCTACCACCCTATTTTCAAGCCCTTACCACtttgcacattaaaaaaacaaacaaacaaaaaaaaaaccacaacactGTCCTAATGAATTTCTCTGTTTCTACTCTCCCCTCAAAAATCCTTCCTACAAACTGTAGTTAAAGTGATCTTCCAGAAGTACAAAGGTAATTATGACATTTCTCTGTTTAAAATCCTTAAATGTTTCCAATAATCACTATAAGATTTAAGTTCAAGCTCTTTAGAGAGGCCACAAGGGCATATCCATGACATGTTCTACATTTACCATTTGCCACCAAGCCCTCAATCCtaaaatcattccataccactTGGAGACTTCTCTAAAGCACACTCTTCTATTTGTGCATGAGTCTGTGCCTGGGATGCCCAATTATTCCTTTGCTCAGCCTATTTATAGTCCAAGATTCAGTCTAAACACCTCCCAGTATGTCAGATGCTCCCCCTAGATGATTTAAAGCCAGTCTGCACATCCCAGAAAAAATAGcatctgtttgtttttctatctCTCCCACTGAAATGAGAGCTCCTTGACAATTATTCCTCTATGTACTCATAGGATAGCATAAGGCCTTTGTACATGGGTAtcaattatttgttgaataaatgaataaatatataaatactcaGAGTGATAATTTTAATGGATGTAGAGTTACTTTTGGAATATAATCAAGAAGGAGATATGATTCATTTGCTCAATAAACAATTATTATTGAGAAgattatgtgccaggtactggaAACAGAGtgacaaataaaatagaaaaggttcttgggctgaggatgtagcttagcggtagagtgcttgtaaAAGGTGGGGGAGGTGTTAATTTAGGCTGAGTGCTCAGGAAAAGGCTCACCAGTAACAGGTGAGCTGATATCTACATAGCAAACAGAATGAATCCTGTCCAGACCTAAAGTCAAAGCAATCCAGGGCAAAGACAAAATGCAAAGATGGTGCATTTGGCACATTTGTGGCACAGAAAGAAGGCCCATGGAGATGAAGGGTGCTAAATTGGCATGAGAGTCAGAGATGAATACGGTGAGATAATGAGGCATCAAATCATAATGAGATAAGGATCATTGAaggattttaaacagaaaaataacctgacttaaatttttaaaagatgtttctcTGTGGAATCATAAATAAGAGTGGGAGCAAGGTCAGCAGTTAAAAAATTTGCCTTCATCCAGACAAGAGATAATGGTGGTTTCACCTTATGTGGCAGTGGTAAAGATCAAAATAAACAGATTTGTGATATATTCTGGACATTACcagagcaatattttttaaaacaaaatctggtAGCCATGTGGAGAACTAACTGAAGATAATGGTGAAAACAGCAGCAGAAAAACCAGTTAGAAGATGGTTGTAATAAACTAATGGCAAATAACCAAATAAGAGAGCTgcttatgagaataaatttagaacTCTAAAGATATTTCCCTCCAGAAAGATGAAGACTCTTTAATCTTTGAAACAATCCTGTGAGGTAGGTGTCAAcctattttataaaaggaaggaaattaaagcagaaataaatattttgcccATCATTATAACTAGTAGGCCAAGACCTGAACTCTATAGACTATACTGTTTTCTACTATTTTCATATATCATGCTAGCTCTTTCCTTAAGGGGAAGAGGCTGGATATCAAGACAGAGATAAAGGGAAAGCTCTGGAGGGCTATCCAAGGGAGAAGTTAGATTATAATCCATACAGACCATAATCCTGTATCATGGTGAGGATGGGGATTCGTTTCTGGGGCCGGCCTGATTTAATGACTCTGTGGGACTGGTTCTTAGGGACCCCATGTGGGAGAAgtgtgaagaggaggaggaaacaaaTCCAGGATTACAGCCCCCTCAGTTCTCTCGATGCCACTTCAAGTCACAAAATGACAGTGTTATTCACATCCTTGTAGAGGTGACCACAGCCAAAGGTGCTGTTTACAGCTACCTGGGTTCTCCTTTTTGGATCCACCAAGTTGGTAAGAACTTTCTTCCTCATTCCAACCACACAGCCTCCCCTCCCCAAATCCGACCCTATGTCCATGATTCCCAGTTCTGGCACTTCTGCTCCATGACCCTGTTAGCATGATGTCTCACACACAGAAGGGCTTAAACTAGTCCTGCTAAAATCCCTGTAGTGCTCATCCCCACCCCAAACCTGCTTTGGAGGGAGATCTCCAGTGGGCAGCTGGAATTAGAATGGCAGCACCCATCACCTTGGGCAGCCCAAGAGACCTGCTATCAGCTGCGATACACAGGAGAAGACCATCAGGATTGGAAGGTATGGTCAAGTGACAAATGCCTGCAGAGCTTGATACTGTGTGTTCCTAGGGTTTATTATGTTTCTTATGAGAAGGACTGTGTTGAGTTCAAACTCAATGTATTCAAAACCGAATTCATCTTTCTTCctgaatgtattttgtttttaccaAGGTATATTTTATATGAAGTATACAAACTTTAAATGTACAGTTAATCTTTTTTGGGTATACACCCATGCAACTATTACCAAGATCAAGACATAAATTATTTCCATCACCCCAGAATCTCCTTATGCCCTCTACAGTCACCTTCCTATTAAAAGTAATCACTATCCTGATGCAACCGTGGATTCTTTCGActataaattttgtaaaataaaaccaTCCAGAATTTCTTCTTTAAGCTCTCTTCTGTCCGACACTGGCACTCTTTCTTTCCCCTTACCCCTTCTTCTCCTTACTTATTAACAAGTTGAATAATGTACAAACACTCCTCAGCCTCCTACTAGGACTACTTTTGCCTTCTCTTTACCCATCCATCCTTCCCACTTGTGCTTTCAGCATACTGAACTATTTTGTGACCCCCAACCTAGCAGCACAGGCAGCACTCATGTTTCTTTGTGCTCTCATGGTACCCCCTACTAATTAATTGTTGTGATTATTTACTTGTTTGGAAGTCTCCATCATTAGATATGTGAGAGACGgttctatttatctttttctacAATGCCTAGTCCAATGTTTGGCATTTCTCAAGCAATTCATAAAGGTTTGCTAAGTGATTAAGTCTCACTGCTCGTGCACATGATACTTGTACCCTCCAGCACCTATGGCAAATCTGGCATCCTTTGCAGCATGAGTGGTACTCGTCCATGGTCCGTGTGGCTGAGTATCTGAGTGTAGGTCTGAGCAGCCATGCCCGACCAGGAATAGTAATAAAAGAACACGGAAGGGGTCTTCATATCTCGGGGTCAGTATGAATGTGAGATCTCTGCGCAGATGTTGGAGCCACCTCTCGGGGCCCGGGGAGGGACCTTGGAGCTGCGCCCGAGATCTCGTTACCACTTACAGCTGCGCGCCAGGCTCAACGGCCCCACCTACCAAGGCCCCTGGAGCGCCTGGTCAGACCCAGCGAGAGTAGAGACCGCCTCGGAGACCGGTGAGCCCGGGCCGGGCGTGGCCAAACCCTTTCTACGGCTGCGCGAGGGGCGGGGCGCTGGTCACAGGGCGGGGTCCTGAGCGCACTGGTCTGAGGCTGCGTGGATGTGCTGTGGGTTCGGTACCCAGGGGTGATCTGGGGTGACCAAGGGTGACTTGAGGGGCGGAGACGCGGCAGGATCTGGCGCGCCAGCCGGGCGGGCCAAGGGCCGGCCGAGATCTGACAGGTTTTGTCCCTAGCCTGGATCTCCTTGGTGACCGCTCTGCTCCTGTTGCTGGGCGTCAGCGCCCTCCTGGGCCTGCTGCTGCTGAGGTGGCAGTTTCCTGCGCGCTACAGGTACCGCCTCCTCCAGGGGCAGAGGTTTCTAAACCATCATCCTGGGGTCACTCCATGACACTTGCTCTCGGACCACCGCACGCCTACACCTATGGCTTCAGCCGTTTCCTGCGTTTCCGGCAGTGACACCCTCTTAACTTGCCCACTCTACCGTTGTCCTCCAACAGCCCTACCTCCTGGCTACTGCCCACCTTTGGCGCAAGCTCAGGCACTTAtgcttctccctccccacccccaccccatccaaTGGCCATCAGGTCTGGTCATTCCACCTCCAAAAACCTAGCTCAAACAATGGCTCCCTTTTTGTAGCCCAACAGACACAATCTGACTCACTGAAACGGAGCCTGTTCTTTTCAATCTAGCTTCACACAGCCATcagaataatcttttaaaaacgCACACATGAGCCTATCTTTCCCCACCTTAAATCTTTTCAGTAGCTCCCCAGGAGAGAATCCAGAATGTGTAGAATGACAGGCAAGGCTCTGCAAAATCTGTTTCCTGCCAGCATGTCCACCATCTTCTACCCTGTGCATCAGCCTTGCCAAAGTGTTGATTTCCTCCACAAGTCAGGCTGTCTTACTTGTCAGTGTCTTTGCACATCATGTCCCTTCTGCCTGGAATATCCTTCCTGGCTGGCTAATACCCATTCATCTTTAAATAGCTTTCTCCACCAGCTCTTAAGAAACCTCCCTTGACCCTCCCTTATTGGCTGCTCTTTTGTGCCCCAATATGGTACCAATAGCATTttacagcatttatttatttttctgtttttgagtactggggattgaacctaggaccttgctaagCACATGCcctgctactgagctatacccccagccctgtatttatttctttgtatgcCTATATTAGACCTTACTTGGTCATTTTTAAGTTCTTAGCACTGTGCCTGCCAAGTAGCAGGCCCTTAAATAAATGTTAGTAATGAGTGACTCACATATGTGGAGGCTGAGGAGAAATGTCACTGGAAATTATAAACACGTAGGATAGAATCCATTCCACCTCAACCCTTCAACTGGTAATATCAGCTCGTTCTTACAGTCTTAGCTCAGAAGTCAGGTGCTCCAGGCAATGTGTTGGGGGCTTCCATCTTTAAACATGTCACTCTgaacttttttatgttttttgtttgtttatttgtttgtttgttttagagataCTGGGATTGAGTCCAAGGCTTTGCACATCcttggcaagtgctctcccactgagctacacccctagtcccTTCTCTGAACTTTCAACCTGCCTATGTGTATGAACAGACTGGAATGTAGCCTCTATGAAGGTAGAAGGTAATGACAAAAACGTTTgcagagaagagggagagggagcttCTGAACTAGGCATTCTCAGTTCTTTTTCCCAAACCACTCCTAGGGAGATGGGAGTGAAGTAGTGGAAGAGGCCAGAAATGCCCAGCTAAAGTGTTTCCACATGAAAATGTGAGGCTAAAGAAACTGAaggatagggctggggctatagctaaATGTTAAAAGTTTTTGCTtaaggaggattgtaagtttgaaaCTAGCTttggcaaattagtgaggccctatgcaacttatcaaggccctatctcaaaataaaaaaataaataaataaaaagggccagggatgtggctcagtggtaaagaacccctgagttcagtctctagaaccaaaaataaatgaatgaaggaagggaaaatGGACAGATTTGCctcttgtgtgaggccctgggtttgactcccagcaccaaaacaaaacaaaaattggagGTCCCAACACAGCTTAACCCATGCTCTTCCCACATAGACCACTCTCCCTAGGAATTTAGTAATAAGCTCCACTAGTTCTAATAATTTCTTGAGCACCTATTATCGGCCAGACACTGGAGATTTAGGAGTgaaaaaataaactctttctctCAAAGAGCTTGTGCTATAGTGGGGTAAGACagctaaaaacaaatgaatgtaaCAATGTAATAAATATGCAATAAGTGCTATAAAGGAAAATAGAGCAGGAAATAGAGTGATGGGGAAAGGAGATGTTACAGTTTTAAGGTAGTCAGGGATGATGTCTCTGTTAAGATTTAGGAGAGACTTAAATGAAGTGAGGGAATAAATTGTGTCCAGGCAGGAAGAAGGGCAAATGCCCTGAGATAGGAATGTTTGAGAAAGCTCTGTGCTACACTTTATACACCAGCTTCCCTCTCCCACCTGAGGTTTTCTTCCCACCTCTACTCCTCTCCCTTACTTTATAGCCTTAGCTATGCTCCTGTCTCTCTGAGGCTTAGCCCTCAGCCTCACTGCCTCCCCCACTGCCCCACTTCAGTGCTTTCCTTATCCCTCCCAACTCACTCCCAAgattcattctccttttcttccttgttctctaggagactgaggcatgcCCTGTGGCCCTCACTTCCAGACCTTCACAGGGTCCTAGGCCAGTACCTTAGGGATAGTGCGGCCCTGAGTCCGGTGAGTGcactcttcttccttccctacCTCTTTCCCCATCACCAATGATCCTTGACCCCATAGTGTAACTTGTTCAAGGTCCTTGCCTAGCGGCATACCCACCCCCAGGAACTAACCCCAGTCCAATGCTCCTTTCCACACAATCCAATCccgcccccacccacccaccatctGCTCTAATCCACTCCTTTCATATCTCTCCAGCCCAAGGCCACAGTCACAGATACCTATGAAGAAGTGGAACCCAGCCTCCTTGAAATCTTACCTAAGTCTTCAGAGAGGATTCCCTTGCCCCTGTGTCCCTCCCAAGCCCAGATGGACTACCGAGGATTGCAGCCTTCTTGCCTGGGAACCATGCCCCTCTCTGCATGCCCACCCATGGCTGAGTCAGGGTCCTGCTGCACTACCCACATTGCCAACCATTCCTACCTACCACTAAGCTGTTGGCAGCAGCCTTGCAGGCTGGCTCCTCATTCCCAGTACTCTGGACAGATCTAGACCTCTCTGTGAACCACTCTACCCTATTCTACCCTCCAACACCAACACCTCAGATCTCACTTTCATCCCCCTTTGCCTGCCTACCTAGCTCAACCTCATAGAACTGATCTTTCATGCTGCTGCTGCCAGATCTGGGCCCCTTTCTCCACAGCCAGGCTAATTTCTCTGACTTTTACCCTCTGTCCCCTTGAACACCAAATTCCACCTCTCATTGACTCCAGAATACTTCTGTTAGTTCCCCTTCTACCACTTTGCTAATGAAACTGCTCAGGCAAAGTTCAGTTAAAATCTTCTAGTTATAAAGGCCCATAGGATCTTGTTAATCATCAATTTATTTGATCTCTCTGTGGCATTTGTTATAGTTGActaatttctcctttaaattcTTTCCTACCTTGGCTTCCACACCGGCACCTCTTTGGATTCTGCTCCTGCCTAAGTATACTGTTAGAGATAAACTGTGGAGCCAGACATAGGTTCAGTTTCTGTCTTTCACATTTGCTAGCTGTGCAACCTAAGGCAAAAAACTGTTTTTGCATCAATAAAACATAGCAACAGCGCCACTGGTGTCATGAAAAGAATTAGTGAGACAACCTAGGTAAAACAAAAGTGCCTAGGATATAGTAAATGCTTAATATACCTGAACTACTGTTATAATTATTCCTTCTTCACTTATTCCAGaatttctttgattctttaaCTATTGTAGTCCTTCAAGATTTCAttacttgtttttcttctggcagtactggggatggaatccagaacCTTGCTAGGCATGCTTTTGgccactgatctacatctccaGCTCCAAGACTCCATTCTTAATCTCCAGCCTGTGTGTTCTCATGGACTTTACTATATGTTGACAATTCCAAAGTTCTTAGATCCAACCCAGACTTCTTTAGTATTATTATACTTTATGCAAGTAACTGTTTACATGTCTGCCTCCTGCTACTATATTGTGAGTTCTTTGCAGGGGGCAAGGACCATGATTTATTTGTCCTTTTCCTCTAGTACCTAGAATATTACGTGGTGCATGATGCTAGaccttcaataaatgttttataaatgaataaaatctttcTGGACAATGTTACCTTAACCTCATACTAACTTCCTTCGTGTTCTAAGCCATTCATGAGCAGCAATAAATATGCTTAAACAACTCAGGTTATGGATTCCCCTAACCCATTCTAATTCTCaaacaaatgatttttgtttgtttgctagcTCCAAATATACCCCCTGTTTTAAATCAGGGTCTTGGAAGAAACCAATGGTACACTCAAACTGGGTAATTTGTTGAGAGTTTAATAAAGGGCAAAAGATGAGGGCAAGATTTGGGAAAACCATCAAAGAACAATGCAGTATCCCCAAGGCTAACAAAAATCAGGAAGCTGGCACCAATCCTAAACATCAGGAGTAAGGAGAGGGAGTGGTTACCAGACCTGGAGAGAGGGCTGCCTGACAGGTGTTGTGGCCTTTGGTAGGGTCATGCAGTCAATCTCTGGGGATGTGGCCAGGAGGAAGCCAGGGGAATAAACAGCTCAAGCTCATGCTCCCCGCACCTTGAGTCCTTAGGAGTAGAGTCAGAACTTTTAACATGGCTTGGGGTGAGGGGTGAATTATGGGAATGGATATGCTGTATGTCATCCATTTGCCCTATCCAGATCCACTCTCTTTTTTCCATCCTGTCCTATTCTCTGCAAGGCTGATTCATATGGCCTGAATCAGTGGATTTtcttggcctttgggtttttttggttccATTAATGGGATATTATGGTTTAATTGTGTCCCCTTcccaaattcttatgttgaagtcTTAACCCAAGTACCTcaaatatgaccttatttggaaatagggttattgcataaaaaattagttaaaatgaggtcctaggccctaatccaatatgaatGGTACTCTTATACAAAGGGAAATTTGGACATAGATCAATCAACACAGGAAGAAAGCCAAGTGGAGATGAAGGCAGAGATCAGGGGAATACTTCTATAAGTATTGCCAGGAAACCCCAGAAGCTAGGGGAGAGGAATAGAACAGATTCTTCCTCACAGCCTCAGAAAGAACTAAACCTACTGACATTTTGACCTGTTACTTCTAGTCCCCAGAACTGTGAAacagatttttctcatttaagcGGCCCAGTttataatttgttacagcagtccTAGCAAACTTACAGAGATCAGAGGCTGGGCTACAGAAGTAGCCCATGATTGCAGGCTCCACACCACATTCTCCCTATCCCATTCTTTCTGCAaccccttttgtttattttgatactggggattaaacccaggggtgctttaccactgagcttcatctccagtttttattttatttttaaaatttattttattttatttttttagttgtaggtagacacaatgcctttatttttatgtgatgctgaggatcaaacccagtgcctcatctgctttaagtgagcactctaccactgagccacaaccccaaccccggtttttatttatttatttatttactttgaaacagggtcttacttagttgctgaagctggccttcaacttgcaatcttcttgcctccactttctgagtcactgggattagcagtgtgcaccaccatgcctggctgcaacccttttttaaaatttttatttttttggtaccaggggcactcaaccactgagctacatctccagccctattttgaattttacttagagacagggtctcactaagttccttagtgcctcacttttgctgaggctggctttgaactcataatcctcctgcctcagccttccaagccactggaattacaggcatgggccaccgaaCCCTGCACAACTCCGTTTAAATAGGTCTCCAGCACCACTTTTCTGATCATGTCCTCTCCAAAGTCACCAGTGATTTATTTCTCCATGGTCAGAGTTGACCTCTATTGTCATCATTCAGTTTGACCACTTTCTATCACATTCTAGGCCCTCCCCCACTGTGAGGTCCATGTCCATATAACCTCCTTCATGCCTTTACTTTGAAATGTACAGATTCCCCGAGGTTGTATTCTCATCCTTCTTCTCTAATTATCCTGAATCCAGAAGTTGCAATTCCTTGGCCAATTTTCCACCTCAGATATGTTTTGTTTGGTCCTTCTCTACACAGAAAGCCGCAATGGCTTCACAGTACCTGATAGATAATATCCAAACTCCTTAGCTTAACACTTAAGCCTGACACTAGACTGCCTTTTCTAAGTTTTTTGGGGTTCAAGAACTTATAACTTATAACCCTAAGACATTAACCCTCTTGTTTTCCAAGTGAattggaaacagaaaaaaatgaattcttcaaAGTTGAAGATAACAATATTAAGTTTGGACTAACAGCCATAGTTTTTTCTCTGTCATCATCAGGGTTGATCTCTGGCTAATGATTGAAAACCTGACTTGTCAGCCGTTCCTAAACAGTATAACATATTGTTAGGATTGCAGAAGTTACTTCAATACTTCGAATCCTGGCTCCACTACTTAATACTGGTTGTGTGCCTTTGCTCAAGTTTCTAACCTCATTCTGAcccagtttctttttctgtgaaatcAAATATTTGCCTTGTGGGTTCAAGGatttaactaaaaaatgaatgtaaCTGTTTTAACATAGTAGTTAGCAGACAGTCAATAAATGGTGCCCATTATTTCTATTACTGCTGCTTCACTTCTGAGTGACAGCGTGAATTATAATGACATAATTCATTCAAGTCATCATTAGAACATTAGATTGAACTGAACTTGGATTCCTACCAACTTCTTTGAATAACCTTGGGAAAATTCCTTCCCTGGGCCTtgttttccttatctataaaatatgaatGTGTTGCCCATAAGAAGGGTGCACAAGCACAGGTGAGATAGGATCTCTATTGTTCTTGACACCTCTAAAGCCCCAGAGAGTAAGCAACAGTGTCTCCCATAGGGCAGTCTAAACTTATTTTCCATTCACTTCTCTTTCAGCGTcattttccttgtctgtaaaacgagaagcaaaataaaacaaacacacgtGTTCCTCCTAGCAGGGTTCCTGGCTAGCGGGTAGCACTCTAACTAGCTCCGGTCttcttcctgtccccacccctgcTTGTCGGCCACCCGCAGGCTCGCCTTTCCCTTCTCTGAACGGCTCAAGTGCTTCGGGTCATTCCACCGAGTTCTGCGAGTAGGTACCATAAATATGATCTACTGTAGGCGTTCCGTGAGCACTTCCTCGGGATCTCTGACCCTCAAGCGTATGAGGCCGATCCCCGCAGCGGGTGAGGGGACCCTGAAGAATGAATCGAAGCGACTCGGGAACGCGGAAGCAACGCAGGCCCCGCCCTACGCGCGCCGCGCCAGCCCCTACCACTTTCAGACTCCTTCTCCCAGGGACACCGGCTTCAGACCTCTCTCCCACCTTTCATTCAAATCACGCTCCTTTACTGCACTCTCGTGAGACCTGTCTTGTACCGGAAGACCCGCCCTCTATGCCATAGAGGCCAATAGGCGAGAACAACGGTTGCGACGGTTGGGTTTTGAAGGAGCCAATGAGCGCTCGGAGCGGAGAGTTTAAGAGGTACTGCTCAGTAGTGCAGAAGCCGGTCCGGGATTGGAACCTGCTCCGGAACGCACGGTGAGGGGCTACTGGGCCGAACCGAGGGATTCGCCGGGGGGTGGGGGAGCTGCTAGGCCGGGAGGGGCTGCAGCCGAGGGCGGCCTGATTGTGAAGCCGGCCGGGAACGAAGGAGCCTCAAGCCTTCCCTGAGCCTGGTCGCCTCTTCTTCCAGGGCTCACAGTGGGCACCAACTCTCAGGACCCCTTTCCCTTCCGGGCGCTCCCATGGCGCAGTTCGTGTTCGAGAGCGACCTGCACTCCCTGCTTCAGCTGGACGCACCCATCCCCAATGCACCCCTCGCGCGCTGGCAGCGCAAAGCCAAAGAAGCAGCGGGGCCGGCCCCCTCGCCCATGCGGGCCGCCAACCGATCCCACAGCGCTGGCAGGACCCCAGGCCGAACTCCTGGTTAGTGGCATGCGACGGGACACTAGGAAGGAGAGGGGATGGCCCAGAGAAGGCTTCGTGTTCCCTCCAGGAAACTGGTCAGACTGTATGGCTTTTCTTTCCCGGCCCCAGGCAAATCTAATTCCAAGGTTCAGACCACCCCTAGCAAACCTGGCGGTGACCGCTATATCCCCCATCGCAGTGCTTCCCAGATGGAGGTGGCTAGCTTCCTCCTGAGCAAGGAGAACCAGCCTGAAAACAGCCAGACGCCCACCAAAAAGGTATCTTTCTCAGAGAGGAGCAAGGCATGGGATCTGACTGTGGCCTCTGGATCCCACCCTGCCTCACCATCACTCTTATATGCTAGGAGCATCAGAAAGCCTGGGCTTTGAACCTGAACGGTTTTGATGTGGAAGAAGCCAAGATCCTCCGACTCAGTGGAAAACCACAGAATGCCCCAGAAGGTAAGACCTGAAGTTCTTGGTTCTTGGAGGTTGGTGTCAGTCCACTCCCAGGGACTGAGGGAGATGCTGTTTGCTCTTCTCACCTAAGGCTGAGGGCAAGGGAGGTGTCAGTTTTCCCATGGTCTAGACCCACTCCGTTGCCACAGGCTACCAGAACAGACTGAAAGTACTCTATAGCCAGAAGGCCACTCCTGGCTCCAGCCGGAAGACCTGCCGTTACATTCCTTCCCTGCCAGATCGGATCCTGGATGCTCCTGAAATCCGAAATGACTACTGTAAGTGCAGTTTTATTGTTGCCCATCAATGGAGAAAAAAGGACTTGGGGACCAGGCAAACAAGGAATTTCATGCTCTTCCCTTTCTGCCTCtgctagacctaaaccttgtGGATTGGAGCTCTGGAAATGTATTGGCTGTGGCACTGGACAACAGTGTATATTTGTGGAGTGCAAGTTCTGGTGACATCCTGCAGTTGTTGCAAATGGAGCAGCCTGGAGACTATGTATCCTCTGTGGCCTGGATTAAAGAGGGCAACTACCTGGCTGTAGGCACCAGCAGTGCAGAGGTGCAGGTGAGACTGGTACCTACACTGCAGTTCTATTGACATCAGACCCCAGGGACTTGTCTAGCTAGAGGATATTTATTGCCAAACCTCAATTTCTGATCTTAGTGGTGTTCTCTCTCTAGCTATGGGATGTACAACAGCAGAAACGACTTCGAAACATGACCAGTCACTCTGCCCGAGTGAGCTCCCTAAGTTGGAATAGCTATATCCTGTCCAGGTCAGTGGTTTTTGCTAGACTGGCAAAATCAGTCTGATTTCTGCCTCCCCATGCCTCTGACTGTATACCTCTAAACTAAAGCAGCTCTGGCTTGCATTTGGGGCTACCATAGAACCTGAATTTCTTAATTCTTCCCTCAGTGGCTCACGCTCTGGCCACATCCACCACCATGATGTTCGGGTAGCAG
This sequence is a window from Marmota flaviventris isolate mMarFla1 chromosome 10, mMarFla1.hap1, whole genome shotgun sequence. Protein-coding genes within it:
- the Cdc20 gene encoding cell division cycle protein 20 homolog, coding for MAQFVFESDLHSLLQLDAPIPNAPLARWQRKAKEAAGPAPSPMRAANRSHSAGRTPGRTPGKSNSKVQTTPSKPGGDRYIPHRSASQMEVASFLLSKENQPENSQTPTKKEHQKAWALNLNGFDVEEAKILRLSGKPQNAPEGYQNRLKVLYSQKATPGSSRKTCRYIPSLPDRILDAPEIRNDYYLNLVDWSSGNVLAVALDNSVYLWSASSGDILQLLQMEQPGDYVSSVAWIKEGNYLAVGTSSAEVQLWDVQQQKRLRNMTSHSARVSSLSWNSYILSSGSRSGHIHHHDVRVADHHVATLSGHSQEVCGLCWAPDGRHLASGGNDNLVNVWPSAPGESGWVPLQTFTQHQGAVKAVAWCPWQSNILATGGGTSDRHIRIWNVCSGACLSAVDAHSQVCSILWSPHYKELISGHGFAQNQLVIWKYPTMAKVAELKGHTARVLSLTMSPDGATVASAAADETLRLWRCFELDPARRREREKASAAKSSLIHQGIR
- the Mpl gene encoding thrombopoietin receptor isoform X2; protein product: MPFWALFMVTSCLLLVPQNLAQVTSQDVSLLALDSEPLRCFSQTFEDLTCFWDEEETAPSGTYQLLYAYPGEKPRACPLSSRSIPAFGTRYMCQFPAQDEVRLFFPLHLWVKDMFLNQTLTQRVLFVENVETCCPTRWRLNAASSLDQPPCVQSIAPQQDGPTQTSPTGEDPSLTVMGRSCLISGLQPGNSYWIQLRSQPDGVSLRGSWGSWSSPVTVDLPRNAVAIGLQCFTLDLKNVTCQWQQQDHTNSQGFFYHSRTRCCPRDRDPMWEKCEEEEETNPGLQPPQFSRCHFKSQNDSVIHILVEVTTAKGAVYSYLGSPFWIHQVVLIPTPNLLWREISSGQLELEWQHPSPWAAQETCYQLRYTGEDHQDWKMLEPPLGARGGTLELRPRSRYHLQLRARLNGPTYQGPWSAWSDPARVETASETAWISLVTALLLLLGVSALLGLLLLRWQFPARYRRLRHALWPSLPDLHRVLGQYLRDSAALSPPKATVTDTYEEVEPSLLEILPKSSERIPLPLCPSQAQMDYRGLQPSCLGTMPLSACPPMAESGSCCTTHIANHSYLPLSCWQQPCRLAPHSQYSGQI